One region of Strongyloides ratti genome assembly S_ratti_ED321, chromosome : X genomic DNA includes:
- a CDS encoding Lysosomal protective protein: MINISPDSDLVTNVPGINFKPNFKHYSGFLKASDKKYFHYWYTESQYKPQTAPFILWLTGGPGCSSIGALIEELGPFHVSNYGETVYENPYSWNKIGNVLFLSSPAGVGYSFATDGNITTNDDQVAKDNYNALIYFLKYKFPELQGRDFYITGESYGGVYIPTLASLIVDDTSGIINFKGMAIGNGMYNFPNNYNTMVSLFYYRGFMRQQLYDKVINECCNGNPYNCDYFSLLKKPGSECRMLILYQLNSANALNTYNNYYQCYTDSSTGLRKQFIERQFLRMIGISEKEYLSTLSSTYPLPLCAQTNNTEYYMNRNDVRNALNIPSILPYWTDCSDSVGASYQITHYDMTPEFVKILKSKKRILIYNGDVDSACNVIMNEQFINNLNLTVIGSDKLVTSNWYYANDIPNVAGNYIKYQEGLDFLTVHGSGHFVPTDKPREALQMLYNFIYQNDYSNSVPFSTSKQPQLDS; this comes from the exons CACCTGATTCAGATTTAGTTACTAATGTTCCAggaattaattttaaacctaattttaaacattattcaggatttttaaaagcatcagataaaaaatattttcattattggTATACAGAATCACAATATAAACCTCAAACTGCTCCATTTATATTATGGTTAACTGGTGGACCTGGTTGTTCAAGTATTGGTGCATTAATTGAAGAATTAGGACCATTTCATGTTAGTAACTATGGCGAAACTGTTTATGAAAATCCATATAGTTGGAATAAAATAggaaatgtattatttttatcatcacCAGCTGGTGTTGGATATTCATTTGCAACTGATGGTAATATAACAACAAATGATGATCAAGTTGCtaaagataattataatgcacttatatattttttaaaatataaatttcctGAACTTCAAGGTAgagatttttatataacaggTGAATCATATGGTGGTGTTTATATTCCAACACTTGCATCTTTGATAGTTGATGATACTTCTggtattataaattttaaagggATGGCAATTGGAAATGGTATGTATAATTTTcctaataattataatactatggtttctcttttttattatcgaGGATTTATGAGACAACaattatatgataaagtTATTAATGAATGTTGTAATGGAAATCCATATAATTGTGATTATTTTTCACTTTTAAAGAAACCTGGTAGTGAATGTAGAATGTTG atattatatcaattaaacTCAGCAAATGCtttaaatacatataataattattaccAATGTTATACAGATTCATCAACAGGTCTaagaaaacaatttattgAAAGGCAATTTTTAAGAATGATTGGTATAAgtgaaaaagaatatttatcaaCATTATCCTCAACTTATCCATTACCATTATGCGCTCAAACTAATAATACAGAATATTATATGAATAGAAACGATGTTAGAAATGCATTAAATATTCCTTCAATATTACCATATTGGACAGATTGTAGTGACTCTGTAGGTGCTTCTTATCAAATTACTCATTATGATATGACACCAGAATTTGTtaagattttaaaatctaaaaaacgaattttgatatataatgGTGATGTTGATTCAGCATGTAATGTGATAATGAATGAgcaatttattaataatcttAATTTAACTGTAATTGGAAGTGACAAACTTGTAACATCTAATTGGTACTATGCAAATGATATACCTAATGTTGCTggtaattatattaaatatcaaGAAGGTTTAGATTTTCTAACTGTTCATGGTTCAGGACATTTTGTGCCAACTGATAAACCAAGAGAAGCATTGcaaatgttatataatttcatttatcaAAATGATTACTCAAATTCTGTTCCATTTAGTACATCAAAACAACCACAATTAGATTCTTAA